Genomic segment of Myxococcus stipitatus:
CTGGGCCGCGCTTTTCACCGCGATGGCCATCGTCATCTTCGAGCGGCGCGACTTCCGCTGATGCCAAGTCCCCTCTGGAGTCGGCCGATGACGGACGGCGTCAGCGCACTGGAGACGAAGTCCCCAACGCCATACGCGCCTGCTGCATGCCGCGCCGCGCGGGCTCCAGTTCCGGCCGCAGACGCAGGGCCTCTTCGAACGAGGCCATCGCCTCGGACGGCCGCCCCAACTGCAGCAGTGTCCGGCCCAGTTCCAGGTGGGAATCCACCCGCTGGGGGGCAAGCCTCAGCGCTTCCTGGAAGCGCACCAGTGCCTCGTCCAACCGCTTCGCCCGCCGGAGTGCGAGCCCCAGATTGTGGACAACCACGACCGCCGACGGTCGGAGCTGGAGGGTCCGTTCGAGCTGGAGGATGGACTCATCGATGCGCCCGAGAAGCGCCAAGGCCACCGCCAGGTCACTCTGAATCTTGTAGTTGTGGGGAAACGCCCGGGCGGAGATTTCCAGTTGGGGCAGTGCATCCTCCGCGCGCCGCGCCTTGAGATACGAAGCGCCCAGATAGGCACGAAGCAGGGGCTGCTCCGGCACCGAGGCCACGCTGTCCTCCCACAGCGAGATGTCATCGTGCCAGACGGGCACACGCCAGAGCGTCATCACCGCGAAGAGGGCGACAATCCCCCCCGCGAAGAGTCGCAGCGCCCGCGCATTCTCGCGCCGGCGCTCCAGGACCCAGCGCAGGGCGACCGCCACCAGCAGGCTGAAACCAACCGAGGGCAGATAGAGAAACCGCTCCGCATAGGACTCCACGCCTCGGAACTGGAGCAGGAAGATGGGCAGGAGAGGTGCCAGCAGCCAAATCCCTCCCGCGAAGGCGGGGCTCTCCCTGCGACGATGCCGCCACAAAACCACCAAGAGCCCCGCCAGCAACAGCGAGCCCAAGGCCACTTGAGCTGGCTCGGGCAGAACACGCAGTGGCACCGTCGAGATGAGCGGATGCGGCCAGAACAACTTGCCCATCAGCTTCCCCGCGAGGGCCAGCGTATGCACCGGATACATCCCCGCGCGTCCCTCCCCTCCCGGCACCGGTAGACTCGCACCCACCGCGTTCAGCCGGAACGCCGCATATCCCAGCAGCCCCAATCCCAGCGCCGCATACCGGAGTGCCCAGCCGCGAAGTCCGGGGCTCGCCGGGCGAACTCCAGCGGCACGGTCCGTGGCCCACAGCACCGCGGGGAACACGATGGCGACTTCCTTGAACATGAGTGCCGAGAACCACAGCAGCGTCGCGCCCACCCCTCGGCGCCACGACGCCGGCCCCGACACCATGAGCCGCACCCCCAGCAGAACCAGCACTGTGGCTGACACATCCATGCAGCCACTGACCCAGGCCACCGCTTCCGTGTGCACGGGATGAACGGCGAAGAGCAAGGCGCCCGCCAACGCCGCCCATTCCGATTCCTCGGTGAGGCTCCCATCGGGACGTCGTAGACACGTCCGCAACAACCATCCCACCAACACCGAGGCCACCGCATGCATCAGCATCAGCATCAGGTGATATGGCCAGGGTGTGAGGCCAAACAAGGTCCGGCCCACGAACAGGAACACGTGAGCGAAGGGCCGGAAGTACGCCTCCGCGTGGCTGCGCTCCGCTTGTTCTAGAGGCGAGTCCTCGAAGGCGAATAGCGGCTTCACGAAGGCGTCGCCCAGCTCATCGAGTGAGCGCAGCCACGGATTGTCCACGACGAGCTGGTTGTCGTCGTAGACGAACCCGTTGCGAAGCGTCCCCGCGTACACCACCAACGCCGTGATGAAGGTGATCAGAGCTCGAGGCGCAGCGAAAGGGACTTCAGATCGAGAACCGCGCATCAACGCGCCCCCTCATCCGTCGCGGTGGCGGGCGCGGGCCCCGAATCCAAGGGCACCAGTCGGAAGGGGTCTGGAGACTTGCCCGGCACCATCCGGAAGAAGCGTCGGTCGGGGAACTGGGGACGCAGCTTCTCGGCGAAGCCCGGTCCGTCATGCAACACGATGACATCCTGGTCCTGGTCCGGACGTGGCGGTGCCCACTCGAACACGAAGCTGCCTACCTTGCGGAACGCCGGCACCTGATTCCAGGCCACGCCGTACTGCGGCGCCAACACCACCGCGCGGCCCAGCCCCGCATCGTTCACGAACGCATCCATCGACTCATGGATGCGAGCCTGCTCCCGCAGGGACAGCGCATTGCGCGCGCCCAGGATGCCCAGTCCCACCACCAGCGCGCCCAGCACGCCCGCCATCACCGTCGCGCGAGGCAACTCGGCCTTCCGAGCCACGTCGACCAGCCGCTTCAGCCCATGCACTGCCACCAACGCCAGCGCCGGAACACATTCCGAGTAGTGGATGGGCCCCACCGAGTGGATACCGTGGTTGTCATGGAACAGGCCCAACCCCAGCAGTGACAACACGGACAGGAGCAACAGCTTCGTCAGCCGGTCCCACGATGCGCCCGCGCCCACCAACAACATGCCCACGGGCCCCAGGAACCACACCCCCAGCATCAACGCGTTGTAGCTGGTGTTCCCGCCAAAGCGCTCCCACAGCGACCCATCATGCGCGGAGAGCTTCGCCGGGAACGTGTACATGGACACGCGCGCGGGCAGCAACGCATCGCCCGTCACCGCGTGGTTGAAGGCAAGGAAGGCCACCAGCGCCGGCGCCCAGCCGAGCACGAGCCCGCCCAGGCACGCACCCACGGGCAGCTCCCGACGCACCAGCCTCCACAGTACCCAGAGATAGAACGGTGCCAGGAAGAAGAGCGACTCGAAGGGGCGGCACAGGAAGGCCACGCCCCCCATCGCCCCGAACCACGTCCACCAACGCCCGCCCTTCTCTTCCGCCTGGAGATAGAACACCACCGCCACGGACAGGGCCGCACGCGACAGCAGGTGCGCGTGCGAGGTCATGGACAACAGCGCGGACATCGGAGACAGCAGCACCAACAACGCGGCCACCGCGCCCCAAGCGGCGCCCAGCCGACGCGTCACCACCCACGCCACCGCCACCGCGGGTACCGCCGCCGCGAGCGAGAAGACGAGCGACCCCGTCCCCGTCAGCTCGCCGAACGCCCACGCCAACTGCAAGCCCAGCCACTCGAAGCTGGAGCCCATCCCATCGCGTACGTAGAAGAAGAGTGTGGGGAAGGCCTCGATGGGGTCCGTCAACTTCACCAGGACCCGGCCACTGGCGAGCACCTGCCCCCCGAAGCGGGCGGCCTGCTCGTCATCCGTGAAGGCCCGGTCCAGGAGGAACACGGCGCGCCCGATGCGCGCGGCCAGAAAGGCCACCACGCCCACCAGCAGCGCCCCCGCCGTCTTCTCCTGCGCCGTCAGCCCCTCCAGCCGCCGCCACAGCCGGACCGCCGGCCCGGAGCCCCAGTGGACCACGGAGAGCCCCAGCAGGACACCACCGGGCACCAGCAGCAAGGCATGCCCCAGCCACTGGTACAGCTCACCCGGTGAGCTGGCGCTGAAAGGGGGGTGATAGGAGATGGTCAGCCCGGGGGCTGTCATCTTTAGCCCGAAGAAGGCCGCCACCAGAAAACACCCCAGGGCACCTTGAGCCACCGAGGTCCATCCCGTACTGCCACGAGCCGAGGTCATCGACTCCGTGGGGTAGCACACCCCTCACGCACCGAGCAAAGCCACAAGCACGGCCGCGAGGACGGACAGAGGGCAGGCAAATGACTCACCTCGCCTGGCCGCGCCAACCCCAGATGGCCTCGGGTGCCTCAGGCCCCAGGTGGAAGAGCACATCCAACACCGTCACCGAGTGCTCGAATGGAGGATGGTGCTGCGGGTACTCGGGGTACCCCGCGTAGTCCTTGTAGGTGAGCCCGATGCCCGCCGCGTCGAACGCCTCCTGGCGCAGGTAGTCGCGGGCCGCGGGCCCGGAGACGTAGTGCGTCGCCCCCGCCTGCCTCAACAGGTCCAGGATCCGCTCCTGCTTGGCACCGGTGAGCGGCCACTCACGGGAGTCTCGGAAGCGCGTCTGGAGGCCCAGGCACTCCTGGGCGATGCGCCGTATCAGGAACTGGTTCAGCTCCGACAGGTGCGTCCACGTCCGCTCCAGGTACACCTCACGCAAAAGCGGTGCATACCGGTCGAAGTGCGGCGCATTGCCGTACTGGTGGCGCAGCGTCTCCCAATGCTTGCGCGCCCAGGAGTGCTCTTCGATGCGCACGTCACAGATGCGCCGCGACGTGCTGGAGCCCACCGGCACCGTGAGCCACACCGGCCCCTGCGGCGTCTTCACGCGGTTGCGATTGCGCCAGTCCCGGTGCGTGTACTGCACGTCATCGTAGAAGATGAACGTGTCCACATCGTGGATGATGTCGAAGTAGCCCTTCCAGGGCAGATAGTTGGACTGGATGATGGCGACGGTGTGCCGAGGGACCGCTAACACCGGAAGTCCCTCACGGCGGACACCACCGTGGCCTGCTCCGCTTCCGTCATCGTGCTGAAGAAGGGCAGCCGCACCAGCCGGTCACTGACGTCCTCCGTGACCGGGCAGTCTCCCGCCTTCCCGCCGTACTTGCGCCCCATGTCGGAGAGGTGCAGCGGCAAGTAGTGGAACACGGCGTTGATGCCCTGTTGACGAAGCTGCTGGATGAAGCGCGTGCGGACGTCCAGCGACGGCATCAGGAGGTAGTACAGGTGGGACGCATGGTCGCAATGCGCGGGCACATGCGGCTGGACCACGCCCTGCGCCGAGGCCCAGCCCGAGAGCTCCCGGTGGTACGTGTCCCAAATCTCCCGACGGCGGGTCTGGATGCGCTCGCGCTCGCACAGCTGCCCGTAGAGGAAGGCCGCCAGCAGGTCCGACATGACGTAGCTGGAGCCGATGTCCACCCACGTGTACTTGTCCACCATGCCTCGGAAGAAGCGGCTGCGGTTGGTGCCCTTCTCCCGGATGATCTCCGCGCGCTCGGTATACCGCTCATCGTTGATGAGCAGCGCGCCCCCCTCTCCACAGCTCACGTTCTTCGTCTCGTGGAAGCTGAGCGAGGAGAAGACGCCGAGGGTTCCCAAGGGGCGCCCACGATACGAGCCGAAGAGGCCATGCGCGTTGTCCTCCACCACGGACACTCCACGCCGCTGGGCGATGTCCAGGATGGTGTCCATCTCGCAGCCGACGCCGGCGTAGTGGACGGGGACGATGAGGCGCGTGCGCTCCGTGATGAGCGACTCCAGCTTGTTCTCATCCAGGTTCAGCGTATCCGGCCGCACATCCGCGAAGACCGGCCGTGCCCCGCGCAGCGCGAAGGCATTCGCGGTGGAGACGAAGGTGAAGGACGGGACGATGACCTCGTCCCCGGGCTGCAGGTCGAGCAGGAGCCCCGCCATCTCCATCGCGTGCGTACACGAGGTCGTCAGGAGCGCCCGCTTCACCCCCAGCGCCTCTTCCAACAGCGCATGACACTTCCGCGTGAAGCCGCCATCGCCCATGAGGTGGCTGTTCGCCAAGGCCTGCTCGATGTACCTGGCTTCGTTTCCGAGCATCTGCAGCCGATTGAAGGGAATGGTCATGGCGTCACGATGGGGAAGTCGGGAGGGCCCCCAGGGTACAGCACCCACGCGGGCGCCGGGGGACGACTTGCCCCCTCGGTCTCCAGGCCGCCGGGTCGCGCCTCAAACGACCCATGGTGGCCAGGCGGGCACACTCCCCCAGCGACAGGCCCGGAGAACGAGGTAGGCTTCCCTCCGTTGGGCTCGCCCGCCCTCCCCTCTCCGCATGAGCCCCTCCGCCGTCGACATCTCCGTCGTCGTCCCCTGTTTCCGGGGAGAGACGTCGCTCCCCGAGCTGTGCTCCCGGTTGATACGCACGCTTGAGGCACGCCAGTCCTCGTTCGAGGTCATTCTCGTGGACGACAGCGCCAGGCCCTCGCTGTGGGCCGTCATCGAGGGACTGGCGCAATCGGATGCGCGCATCGTGGGCGTCCGGCTGATGCGCAACTTCGGGCAGCACAACGCCACGGTGTGTGGCTTCAGGCATGCCCGCGGACGCTGGGTCGTGACGCTCGACGAGGACTTGCAGAACCCTCCCGAGGAGATTGGCACGCTGCTGGCTCGCGCCGAGGAGGCCGACACGGACGTCGTCTATGGCCTCCCTCGCGTGCGACAAGGCCCGGGATGGCGCTCGCTCGCCTCACGCCTCATCATGGTCATCCCCCGCAAGGTGATGAGGGTGGGGTTCGACATCTCCGCCTTCCGGCTCATCTCCGGCCGCGTCGCCGCCGAAGTCGCTCGCAGCGAACGGCACGACATCATCCTCGACATCTACCTGTCCTGGGTCACCGACCGCATCACCGCCACCGAGGTGCGCCATGACCACCCCGATGGACTGCGCAGCTCGTACACGCTGAGCCGACTGGTGACGGTGTTCTTCAACCTGCTCTTCAACTACGCCACCTTCCCCCTGCGACTGGCGTCCGTTGGCGGCTTCTTCCTGTCGGTGCTCTCCGCCATCGCGGGAGGCTTTGTCCTCTACTCGCGCATCACCGGCCACATCACCGTGCCCGGCTGGGCATCCCTCGCGGTGGCGGTGCTGTTCTCGTCGGGCGTGACGCTGCTGGGCGTGGGCATCCTTTCCGAGTACGTGGCGCGCATCTTCCTTCAAATCAATCAGAAGCCTCAGTCCGTGGTGCGTCAGTCGACGAGCGCCTCGAGGCTGGCCGCCGCGGAGACTCGCACCGAGCCCGCGCGTCAGGAGTCCCTCCATGGACATCGCTGAAGAGCAGCGCGCCTTCTACGGCGCCCTCCTGGACCAGTACGGAGATGACCCGCGCTCGCTGTCCCATCGGGACCAAGCCACGCAATATGAGCGCTTCCACCGGCTGGCCCGCGTCTTCGAGAGCGAGTCCGGCCCCTTCTCCGTGCACGAAATCGGGTGCGGGCTGGGCCACTTCGGCGAGTATCTCCAGCAGCACCATCCCCAGGCTCGCTACTCGGGCAGCGACGTGCATCCGTCCTTCACGGAGGCCTGCGCCCGCAAGTTCCCGCAGGGTTCCTTCTACACGCGAGACATCGTCGCGGCGCTGCCTCCCGAGCGTTACGACTACCTGACGCTGTCAGGCACCTTCAACGTCCGGCTCTCGGCGTCTCCCGCGGAGTGGCGAGGCTTCGTCGAGGGAATGCTCGGCGCGATGTACGCGCTGTGCACCAAGGGCTTCTCGGTGAACTTCCTCACCACCTTCCACGACCCCGAGTACACGCGCGAGGAGCTGTACTATCAGCCCCCCGGCGCGCTCCTGGACTTCGTGGTGGGGAAGCTCAGCCGCTTCTGGGAGCTGGATGCCGCCGGGCCGCTCTACGAGTACACGCTGCGCGTCTACCGTCCCGAGTACGTCCGCACGCGCCACGCGGATGACGCCTTCGCGCGCTACTTCCGGTCCGTCCCTCGCCCGTCCTCGACATGAGTGCCTCCGCCTCCAGCGCCCCCACCCCTCGGCTTTCTTGTCCACGCATCGCGGTGGTGGGCGCGGGCCCGGCGGGCCTCACCGCGGCCTATGTCCTGGCTCGCGCCGGGGCGCAGGTCGAAGTCCATGAAGGCAGCCGCGTCGTGGGCGGCCTGTCGCGCAGCCTCGACTTGTGGAACCAGCGGGTGGACCTGGGGCCGCATCGCTTCTACACGCAAGACCCTCGCATCAACGACCTCTGGAAGAGCGTCGTGGGCGAGGACTGGGGCACCGTCGAGTCCCATCCCGGCGTCTTCCGCAACGACGGCAAGGTGCTGCGCTATCCGCTCCAGGTCGTGGACGTGGTGCGCAAGGTGGGTTTCATCGAGTCCGTCCGGTGCGTGCTCGACTATGGCGCGCAGCAGCTTCGCCCGCGACCCGAGGTGCTCACCTTCGAGGACTGGCTGGTGCAGCGCTTCGGCCGCCGCGTCTACGAGCAGTTCTTCCGCGACTACAACGAGAAGTTCTTCGGACGGCCGTGCTCCCGAATCGACGCGGGGGTCGCGGGTGCCGCGTCCAAGGACTCGTCGCTGGTCGAAACGGTGCTCAACGCCTTGCGCATGGGGGTGGACAACGCCCGTGCTCGCGCCGTCAAACAAGTCACCGAGCGGTTCCCCTACCCTCAGCGCGGCACGGGTGAGGTGTACGAACGCATGGCGCGGTTCGTCGGGGACAACGGTGGCGAGGTGTTCCTCGAGAGCCGCGTGGAAGCCCTCGAAATCGAGGGCCGACGGGTGACGGGCCTGCGCACCGCCAAAGGCTCGCGGGCCTATGACTTCGTCATCTCCAGCGCGCCCCTCGTCCCCTTGGTGAGTCAGCTTCCCGACCAGCCTCCCGAGGTCCAACGCGCCCTCGTCGAAGCCCGCGACGTGCTCACCTTCCGCAGCGCGATTCTCGTGTACCTCGAGGTCCAGGGGACGAACCTGTTCCCCGAGTCCTGGCTGGAGATGCACACCCGCGCGGTGCGGACCTGCCGCGTGACGAACTTCCGCAACTGGGTCCCTGGCCTCTACGGACAGGAGCGCTCTTCCATCCTCTGCGTCGAGTACTGGTGCGCACAGGAGGAAGACCTGTGGACGCAGGGCGATGAGGCCCTGGCCGCACTGGCCCAGCGAGAGCTCGAGAGCGTGGGACTGCTGGGCTCGAACCCCGTCGGCCGCTCCCACGTGGTGCGACTGCCCCGCTGCTATCCCGTGTACCAACCCGGCTATCAGCGCGTCCTTCAGCCCCTGCAGACGCACCTCGACAGCTTCGAGCGACTGAGCTCCATCGGGCGAGGCGGACGCTTCTCCTACAACAGCCAGGACGCCAACTGGCGCATGGGTCTGGAGGCCGCGGACGGGGCTCGGACGGCGCTCGGCTTCTAGCCAGGCACCGGTCTTCGCCGTTCCGCGAGGACCTCAGCCGCCGCCGCGAACCGTGTCGTCCAGTTCGTCCGTGAGGCCGTGCTTCGCCAGACGGTAGCGGAAGGAGCGGAACGACAGCCCCAACAGGTCCGCGGCCCGCGTCTTCACTCCTCCGGCCTGCTTCAGCGCCGCCAGCAGGTACCGCCGCTCGCTGTCGTCCAGGTGGCGCTCCAGGTTGAAGCTCGCGCCCAGCTGCGGCTCTCCCGGTTCCCCCGGGCGCACCGCGGGCTCCGCCTCGCCGCGCACCGCGGGCGGCAACGTCGAGGGTCCCAGGAGGTCGGCATCGGACAGCGTCGCCGCGCGCTCCACCATGTTCTGCAACTGCCGCACGTTGCCGGGGAACGCGTAGCGCTCGAGCAACACCAACGTCTCCGGCGCGAAGCGCAAGCCCGGCCGGCCCAGCTCCTCCGCCATCCTCGACAGGAAGTGATTGGCCAGCAGCGAGATGTCGCCCGTGCGCTCACGCAATGGCGGCAGCTCCAACGTAATGACATTGAGGCGGTAGAAGAGGTCCTCGCGAAAGCGCCCCGCCTTCACCTCCGCCTCCAGCCTCCGGTTGGTCGCCGCGATGACTCGCGCCTGGAAGGGGACCTCCGCCGCGCTGCCCACCGGCTTCACCTTCCGCTCCTGCAACACCCGCAGGAGCTTCACCTGTGTCGCGAGCGGCATCTCCCCCACCTCGTCCAACATCACCGTCCCCTCCCCCGCCGACACCAACAGCCCCGCGCGCTCCTGCAGCGCCCCCGTGAAGGCCCCCTTCACGTGGCCGAACAGCTCGCTCTCCAGCGTGCCCTCGTTGAGCGCCGCGCAGTTGAAGGGGAGGAACGGGTGCGCCGCGCGATTGCCTCGCATGTGGATGGCCCGCGCCACCAGCTCCTTGCCCGTGCCACTCTCCCCCGTCACCAGCACCGTGCTGCGCCCCGGCGCCACCTTCTCCACCAGGGACCACACGCTCTGCATCCGCTCGCTGTGCCCCACCGCGACGCCCAGGCCCGGCAACAGCCGCGCGCGCAGCGTCGTGTTCTCCTGCCGCAAGAGGCGCTTCTCCAGCGCCTTCTGCACCAGGAGCCGGAGCTCCTCGTTGTCGAAGGGTTTGCAGATGTAGTCGTACGCCCCCTCGCGCATCGCCTCCACCGCGGCGGATGGCGTCCCGAAGGCGGTAATCAACACCACCTCCGGCGGCTCCTTGCGCGCTCGTGCCGCGCGCAGCACGTCCAGGCCGCTGCCCGTCCCCAGCTTCATGTCGGAGATGACCAGGTCGACGCCGTCGCGCGACAGGAGCTCGCACGCGGGCTTCACGCCGGGCACGCTCGTCACCATGTAGCCCTCGCGGTGCAGGAGGAGCTCCAGGTACTCGCGCATGGACAGCTCGTCGTCCACCACCAGGACGTGGCCTCGCGCGCCCTCAGCTGCATGTGTTGTCGTTGTCGTCACAGCGGCAACCCCACGACGAACTCCGTTCCCTCGGCCGGCGCCGAGCGCACCCGGATGGTACCGCCATGCGCGCGGATGATGGAGTGCGCGGTGGACAACCCCAGCCCCGTGCCACCATCCCGCGTGGTGAAGAAGGGCTCGAACAGGTGCCCCATCATCTCCTCGGTGATGCTGCCCGCCGAGTCCCACACGCGAATCTGGGCTTCCTTCTCCCCTCGCGCCAACCCCACCCTCACCTCACCCTGGGGGCCCGCCGCCTGGAAGCCATTGCGCACCAGGTTGATGAGCACCTGGCGCAGCTGGTCCGGGTCCACCGCCGCCATCAGCCGCTCCTGCGCGGACACCTCCACCCGCACGTCCCTGGCCAGCGGGTCCGCGCGCAGCATGTCCACTGTCTCCGTCAGCAACGCATCCAGGTGGACCTCTCGGCGCATCGGCTCCGGAGGACGGGCGAAGCGCAGGAAGTCATCCACCAGGCGCGCCAGCCGGTCCGACTCCCGCACCAGGATGTTGGTGAGCTTGAGCGACACCACGTCCGTCGGGCGCTCTTGCGCCAGGAGCTGCGCGGAGCCTCGCATCGCCGCCAGGGGATTTCGCAGCTCATGCGCGAGCTGCGCGGAGAGCGCCCCCAGGCTCGCGAGACGGTCCGAGCGCTTGAGGTCCTCCTCCATCCGCCGCAGCTCGGTCAGGTCCTGGAAGACGATGAGCAGCGCCCCTGGCTCACCCTCCAGCGGCGTCACCGACAGGCCGAGGATGCGCCGCTGGCCATGATTCGTGCTCACCACCAGCTCGCCTCGCGAAGAGCGCGGCGCGAGCCCGGAGACCCCTGGCAGGAGGGACTCGAGCGGCTGCCCCATGTGACGCCCGTCCTCGACGTGGAGGATGGCTCGCGCGGCGGTGTTGACGTAGGTGACGCGCCGCTGGGCATCACACGTGATGAGGCCCGAGGGCATCGACGAGAGGATCTGCTGCTGGAGCCCCCCCAGCCTGCGCAGGTCCTCCTCACGCGCCGACAGCGCGCCACCCGTCGCGGAGAGCTGCCGCGCCAGGTAGCCGGCGAGCACCGCGATGAGCGCGAGCGCCAGCAGGTTGCTGCCCAGCACGAAGAGGCCTCGGCTGGAAAACACCGGCCCCATGGGTGCGTCGCTCGACAGTCGCAGAACCACCACGAGACCGGAGAACGCCACAGCGCCCGACACTGCCACCCACAGCGCGCCCCGACCGTCCAACACCACGGCGGCGCCGATGACGGCCAGGCTGTAGAGGAACGTCAGCGGAGAGTCGGCCCCACCACTGAGGTACACGAGGCCCGTGGCGATGACAACGTCACCCACCACCTGCACCCAGGCATCCAGCCGCCCGGCCTTGCGGCGCCGAAGCCGAATCCCCACCACCACCGTGGAGACGTAGGCGGCGATGATGACGCCCAACGAGAGGGAGTCAGCCTGGCTCGGCTCCTCGAAGGGCTGAAGCAGCAGGCGACCCACGGTGATGACGAGCGACAGGCTCGCCGCCACCGTTCGGAACAACACCAGCCAGACCAGGCGCACACGCAGACGCTCGGCGGCGTCCGCGCGCACAGGGGGGACCGCAGAGTTACTTGATCGCGCCGGCAATGGAGAAGATGGGCAGGTACATGGCGATGAGGAAGCCACCGACCACGCCGCCGAGGAACACCATCAACAGAGGCTCAATCATCGCTGTCAGCGCGCTGACAGCGGTGTCCACCTCGTCGTCGTAGAAGTCGGCGATCTTGTTGAGCATGGTGTCCATGGCGCCGGTGGCCTCACCAACACCAATCATCTGCACCACCATGGAGGGGAACACCTTGGTCTCCTGAAGCGGACCGGCGATGTTCTTGCCTTCGGAGATCTTGCTCCGCACGTAGTAGATGGCCTCTTCCACCGTGCGATTGCCAGCCGTCTTCGCCGTCACGTCCAGCGCGTCCAGAATGGGAACGCCGGAGGAGATCATGGTGCCCAGCGTGCGCGTGAAGCGCGCCACCGCGACCTTGCGCAGCACGGGTCCGAACAGCGGCGCCTTGAGGAACACCTTGTCCCAGAACTTGCGGCCCTTGGGCTGCTTGTAGCTCCAGGAGAAGGAGAAGACGAGCGCGGCGATAGAGCCGAAGACGTACAGCCAGTAGTCCTGCGCCCACTGAGACAGGTCCACGACGAACTGGGTGGGGGCCGGTAGGGCGGAGCCGAAGTCCGCGAACATCGCCGCGAACACGGGCGTCACCTTCAAGAGCAGGAGCGCCGTCACGCCGATGGCGACCAGGATGACGATGGCCGGGTAGGTCATCGCGCCCTTCACCTTGCGCTTGAGCTTCTCCGACTTCTCCCGGTAGGCCGCCAGACGGTTGAGGATGGTGTCGAGGATACCGCCCACCTCGCCGGCCGCGCACAGCTGGATGTAGAGCTCGTCGAAGACCTTGGGGTGCTCCTTCAGCGCATCCGCGAAGGTGCTGCCCTGCTCC
This window contains:
- a CDS encoding two-component system sensor histidine kinase NtrB: MRLVWLVLFRTVAASLSLVITVGRLLLQPFEEPSQADSLSLGVIIAAYVSTVVVGIRLRRRKAGRLDAWVQVVGDVVIATGLVYLSGGADSPLTFLYSLAVIGAAVVLDGRGALWVAVSGAVAFSGLVVVLRLSSDAPMGPVFSSRGLFVLGSNLLALALIAVLAGYLARQLSATGGALSAREEDLRRLGGLQQQILSSMPSGLITCDAQRRVTYVNTAARAILHVEDGRHMGQPLESLLPGVSGLAPRSSRGELVVSTNHGQRRILGLSVTPLEGEPGALLIVFQDLTELRRMEEDLKRSDRLASLGALSAQLAHELRNPLAAMRGSAQLLAQERPTDVVSLKLTNILVRESDRLARLVDDFLRFARPPEPMRREVHLDALLTETVDMLRADPLARDVRVEVSAQERLMAAVDPDQLRQVLINLVRNGFQAAGPQGEVRVGLARGEKEAQIRVWDSAGSITEEMMGHLFEPFFTTRDGGTGLGLSTAHSIIRAHGGTIRVRSAPAEGTEFVVGLPL
- a CDS encoding sigma-54 dependent transcriptional regulator, which encodes MVDDELSMREYLELLLHREGYMVTSVPGVKPACELLSRDGVDLVISDMKLGTGSGLDVLRAARARKEPPEVVLITAFGTPSAAVEAMREGAYDYICKPFDNEELRLLVQKALEKRLLRQENTTLRARLLPGLGVAVGHSERMQSVWSLVEKVAPGRSTVLVTGESGTGKELVARAIHMRGNRAAHPFLPFNCAALNEGTLESELFGHVKGAFTGALQERAGLLVSAGEGTVMLDEVGEMPLATQVKLLRVLQERKVKPVGSAAEVPFQARVIAATNRRLEAEVKAGRFREDLFYRLNVITLELPPLRERTGDISLLANHFLSRMAEELGRPGLRFAPETLVLLERYAFPGNVRQLQNMVERAATLSDADLLGPSTLPPAVRGEAEPAVRPGEPGEPQLGASFNLERHLDDSERRYLLAALKQAGGVKTRAADLLGLSFRSFRYRLAKHGLTDELDDTVRGGG
- a CDS encoding type II secretion system F family protein, giving the protein MAAPAVQKATASKKNTSQFLWEAKTKAGETKKGEMEASDLEAVNARLKSLGLNPVKVRKKSALDGEITLPGMGGVTGKDILVFTRQFATMIDAGLPLVQCLDILASQMDNPAFKKVVMAIKGRVEQGSTFADALKEHPKVFDELYIQLCAAGEVGGILDTILNRLAAYREKSEKLKRKVKGAMTYPAIVILVAIGVTALLLLKVTPVFAAMFADFGSALPAPTQFVVDLSQWAQDYWLYVFGSIAALVFSFSWSYKQPKGRKFWDKVFLKAPLFGPVLRKVAVARFTRTLGTMISSGVPILDALDVTAKTAGNRTVEEAIYYVRSKISEGKNIAGPLQETKVFPSMVVQMIGVGEATGAMDTMLNKIADFYDDEVDTAVSALTAMIEPLLMVFLGGVVGGFLIAMYLPIFSIAGAIK